A single region of the Triticum dicoccoides isolate Atlit2015 ecotype Zavitan chromosome 2B, WEW_v2.0, whole genome shotgun sequence genome encodes:
- the LOC119361934 gene encoding putative disease resistance RPP13-like protein 1 yields the protein MAMVLETFISNFVDVITEIVAKEEFTLGAHLLELRTTLLQLNTLATGFDLWSSDYTVKAAISGVKDALYSATNMDHFQHEQRGSSMGTGCFIPYPYHLLVQRTIDLRSRRRIAQLNLTLKYIIVGLTSSLNQRAPRHVKSSSIVLSSDTVGVEVNPDMGEIFEIIYQDRGNIKIVSIVGAAGIGKSTLARKIFEDERTRGHFDTEIWLSVSGSFNNADLLKNILRSRGHEPSEYSQDISNLVSMLRREVRGRKIFLVLDDVWSSRVWNDLLRPVFTVCRPGSVVLVTTRNGDVAAAMEPTHVHRVDKMNPKDAWSLLMKKVAPGNTDEHQFDRVRELGMEIVKKCDSSPLAIKIVAEQLKKRNRTNSAWLDELNNQKWSEKGLPAELYESIYLSFDDLLPHLKQCFLYCCLFYEDEVIYYDKVIQMLMAEGFIPSDGSSNRPEALGLEYYRELVTRNLLEPCDGNFDQSHCAVIPSVLRSFAHHIARDEVLLVEDGKITSTPLSKFHRVSVSNKGAEYSDLQTHKSIRALLSFGNMVIKPGDSLSTLPLLRILHMNKTNVYTLVDSLRHLKLLKYLDLSNTDVSALPDYIGEMKCLQCICLQGCQDLTCLPRSIVNLERLRFLDLSGTQVMTVPRDFGRLVNLVLLKGFPAYTDTAKSWCTVQELGPLHQLMHLTIRGPENISANSSATCSMLAEKRHLRSLWLCCTSSDAYEQHSQEVYDELRPSPSLEDLTITGYFGRQLPVWLLSSDLENLRLLKLENLRSCTQLPCSFGQLPSLESLCIKHALSIRRIGEEFLDPTLTLESDSDEEINVMSHHFASMATSTIIFPKLRKLIFYGMRHWKEWDWDVQWEAMHALESLHITGCRLSHLPPGLAAQTMALRVITIERSKDLLSIDNFSSVVELCLHSNSSLEKIANLPNLEKLRVSNCPKLKVLEAVKALSSIELKDHEMRTLPGYLQDLELSRLQIDCNLKLLYFISLKDTALEWDNVSHIEHVEAYADGYEQNKRFVFNKEQYINIKMIPNTSSLCDNTMSGDKQNKRCSVLYTKETGSFVTYMSDCSNFAVDESESSSEQQE from the exons ATGGCAATGGTACTAGAAACTTTCATATCCAACTTTGTCGACGTAATCACTGAGATCGTCGCAAAAGAAGAGTTCACTTTGGGCGCTCACCTCCTAGAGTTGAGGACGACGTTGCTTCAGCTTAACACCCTTGCCACTGGCTTTGACCTGTGGAGCAGCGATTACACTGTCAAGGCTGCCATTAGTGGCGTCAAGGATGCCCTGTACAGTGCAACCAACATGGACCACTTTCAGCACGAGCAACGCGGCTCCTCCATGGGCACCGGTTGCTTTATTCCGTATCCGTACCATCTGCTAGTGCAAAGGACTATTGATTTAAGATCCCGCCGCAGAATCGCCCAGCTCAATTTGACACTGAAGTATATTATTGTGGGGCTTACAAGCAGCCTCAACCAAAGGGCGCCCCGTCATGTGAAGTCTTCATCGATCGTCCTGTCTTCAGATACAGTTGGGGTAGAGGTCAACCCTGATATGGGCGAGATTTTCGAAATCATTTATCAAGACCGCGGCAACATCAAGATCGTTTCCATTGTTGGGGCCGCCGGGATTGGCAAGAGTACCCTTGCAAGGAAGATTTTCGAAGATGAGCGTACTCGTGGGCATTTTGACACGGAAATATGGTTGAGCGTCAGTGGGAGCTTCAACAACGCTGATCTGCTCAAGAACATTCTCAGGTCAAGGGGGCATGAACCGAGCGAGTATTCTCAAGATATATCCAACTTGGTGTCCATGCTTCGGCGGGAAGTTCGTGGAAGAAAAATATTTCTGGTGCTGGATGATGTATGGAGTTCTAGAGTATGGAATGACCTGCTGAGACCTGTCTTCACTGTTTGTAGACCCGGTAGCGTTGTTCTTGTCACCACCAGAAATGGAGATGTTGCTGCCGCTATGGAACCTACACATGTGCACAGAGTTGACAAAATGAACCCCAAAGATGCATGGTCATTGCTAATGAAAAAG GTAGCCCCGGGTAACACAGATGAACACCAATTTGACAGAGTGAGAGAACTTGGAATGGAGATTGTCAAAAAATGTGATTCTTCACCCCTTGCCATCAAAATTGTAGCCGAACAATTGAAAAAGAGAAACAGAACTAATTCTGCTTGGTTGGATGAATTAAACAACCAAAAATGGTCAGAAAAAGGATTGCCTGCAGAACTGTATGAGTCAATTTACCTAAGCTTTGATGATTTACTTCCCCACCTGAAACAATGCTTTCTTTACTGCTGTCTCTTTTATGAAGATGAGGTTATCTATTATGATAAGGTCATCCAGATGTTGATGGCTGAAGGATTTATTCCTTCTGATGGAAGTTCAAATAGGCCAGAAGCTTTGGGGTTAGAGTACTACCGAGAGTTAGTAACAAGGAATCTCCTTGAACCATGTGATGGGAATTTTGATCAAAGTCATTGTGCAGTTATCCCCAGTGTACTCCGTTCATTTGCACATCATATCGCAAGAGATGAAGTGTTGCTGGTTGAAGACGGAAAAATTACCTCTACACCATTATCAAAGTTTCACAGAGTATCCGTGTCAAACAAAGGGGCTGAGTACAGTGATTTACAGACACACAAGTCAATAAGAGCATTATTATCTTTTGGGAACATGGTGATCAAACCCGGTGATTCTTTGAGTACTCTTCCACTCCTGCGGATACTACACATGAACAAGACAAATGTCTATACACTGGTTGACTCACTGCGCCACCTCAAACTTCTGAAATACTTGGATCTAAGCAACACAGACGTGTCTGCATTACCAGACTACATTGGCGAGATGAAATGCTTGCAGTGCATCTGCCTTCAAGGCTGTCAAGATCTGACATGTCTTCCCAGGAGCATTGTGAATCTAGAGAGGTTGAGGTTTCTCGACCTCTCCGGAACACAGGTGATGACAGTACCAAGAGACTTTGGAAGGCTTGTCAATTTGGTGTTGCTGAAGGGATTTCCAGCATATACTGATACTGCAAAAAGTTGGTGCACCGTGCAAGAGCTTGGGCCACTTCACCAGCTTATGCATCTCACAATAAGAGGCCCGGAGAATATATCTGCCAACTCATCGGCGACATGTTCGATGCTTGCTGAGAAGAGGCATCTTAGGTCATTGTGGTTATGTTGCACTAGCAGTGATGCATATGAGCAGCACAGCCAAGAGGTATATGACGAGCTCCGCCCCTCGCCATCATTGGAAGATCTTACTATTACAGGATATTTTGGAAGGCAACTCCCAGTGTGGCTGTTGTCATCAGACCTCGAGAACTTGAGGCTACTGAAGCTTGAGAACTTGCGTTCATGCACACAGCTCCCATGCAGTTTTGGCCAGCTTCCCAGTTTGGAGTCGCTCTGCATTAAACATGCTTTGTCCATCAGGCGCATTGGAGAAGAATTCCTCGACCCTACTTTGACCTTagaaagtgattctgacgaggaaaTAAATGTCATGAGTCATCATTTTGCTTCCATGGCTACCTCTACTATTATATTCCCAAAGCTGAGGAAGCTGATTTTCTACGGAATGCGGCATTGGAAAGAGTGGGACTGGGATGTGCAGTGGGAAGCGATGCATGCTCTAGAAAGTCTACATATCACTGGATGCAGATTGAGCCATCTCCCTCCTGGCCTTGCAGCCCAGACAATGGCGTTGAGAGTGATCACAATTGAAAGGTCCAAGGATCTCCTTTCCATAGATAATTTCAGTTCGGTTGTGGAACTTTGTTTACATTCCAATTCCAGTTTAGAGAAGATTGCTAATCTTCCTAATTTGGAAAAGCTTAGGGTATCCAATTGCCCGAAACTGAAGGTATTAGAAGCTGTGAAGGCACTTTCAAGCATCGAACTGAAAGATCATGAGATGAGAACACTCCCAGGGTATCTGCAGGATTTAGAACTAAGTCGGCTGCAGATTGACTGTAACTTGAAGCTTCTGTATTTCATCTCTCTTAAAGACACTGCCTTAGAGTGGGACAATGTTAGCCACATCGAACATGTGGAGGCCTATGCAGACGGATATGAGCAGAACAAGAGATTTGTTTTCAACAAAGAGCAATATATTAATATCAAGATGATACCAAATACGTCCAGCCTCTGCGACAACACAATGTCAGGAGATAAGCAGAATAAGAGATGTAGTGTATTGTACACAAAAGAGACTGGAAGCTTTGTCACATATATGAGCGATTGTTCCAACTTTGCAG TGGATGAATCAGAAAGTTCGTCGGAACAACAAGAGTAA
- the LOC119361935 gene encoding uncharacterized protein LOC119361935, with translation MRQSGVLSPTVTGMPSISNLAAAPQGGRPPAIHVATVDWRVLQCHMERRLLCGGMDPYQAPSSTSREIMCDWLPCAIRILNTQSPPAWRSRRRGIISLPVWKMGVPRSRSWEVIIWLYIFCICGHKITIDALPKICTAVDFKLFSVSAT, from the exons ATGAGGCAATCCGGCGTTTTATCTCCCACGG TCACAGGGATGCCCTCAATCTCGAATCTTGCCGCCGCTCCACAGGGCGGTCGACCACCTGCCATCCATGTCGCCACCGTGGATTGGCGCGTCCTCCAGTGCCACATGGAGCGTCGGCTGTTGTGCGGTGGAATGGACCCATATCAAGCTCCCTCCTCCACTTCAAG AGAAATTATGTGTGACTGGCTACCCTGCGCAATACGGATCCTGAACACGCAGTCACCCCCTGCCTGGAGGAGTCGTCGCCGTGGCATCATCTCATTGCCCGTGTGGAAGATGGGAGTGCCCCGTTCTCGAAGCTGGGAAGTCATAATTTGGTTATATATTTTTTGCATTTGTGGACACAAAATTAC GATTGATGCTCTACCCAAGATCTGCACAGCTGTTGACTTCAAATTGTTCTCCGTTTCTGCTACCTGA